The DNA segment CGTGACGTCTCACCGCCGTCCTCCCTGTAGGGATGGAGCTCTTTGAGGAAGCTCTACACAAGTGGGAGCAGGCCCTCAACATCCGCCACCACCCCCACTCCACCTCCAGCAACAACAGCCTCGCCCTGCAGGGGGCGGCGTGTGAGGACTTTCCAACGGTAACCGTACCAACCAATATTTACCTGCCTGGTGTGCACGGTATTCTCGTACGCGGTTGGATTACTTTCCACTCGGGTTTCATAGCGGAGCACATAAGTCatatagctgtttttttttcctgcttcttTTTATAGGGTGAAAGCCATAACAACGTGTTTGCTGAGAAGTTGGAGACGCTACTGCACAGGGCGTACCACCTGCAGGAGGACTTTGGCAGTACCATCCCGACAGACAGCGTACTGGCGGATTTCGGTAAGAGCGATGTTGGATTCGCGTACGAATTCATAAGAGCGAAGGGAATATTCCTGTTGAGTGCACGTGTTTGGCTCCGGCGAGTCAGAGTTCGTGGTGTTCTTTTGGCAGAGAGTGAAGGAACTCTTATCTTGCCGCAAGCGGGGAGTTTCCACAGGCGGCGGGACGACGACGCGACCACCGTTACCTCCGACGAGTCCTTCTTCTCAGCCGCGGAGGTCAGTCCCCTTCCTCGGCTCTGCAAACACCCGACAGAAAGCAAAAAATGTGCGTGCTGAGGCGCCTGTGTTCCCTCCGCGCAGCTGTTCGACGCCTTGTCTCTAGAAGACGTCTACCAGCCGCACAAACCAGCAGCTCTCTACGAGGAAGCCTTGTCTCTGGTCCGGGAGAACAAAGTGTCCTATCGGTCTCTCAGGTAACTGCCAAGTGTGCCGTCTCCAAATGCTAAAAGCTGCGTACCAATCAGTAGCTTTTAACACCAACAGTGAATTCAGGTATTTCCTTCTAATGTCAAAGAAGTCGTTCATAGTTACAAACCTCAAGTTCTCAACTGACCTCATTTCACTTTTGTTTCACCCTCACTGGGATTATCAGCATCATCTCTTCAGATGtagcagctgctgttttcctCAAACAAGTCATTTGTGTCGGGGGAGAACCACAACTTGTACTTGATAAAATGACAACatgcctctcgctctctctctctttttttacaaGGACCGACTTacttgaatgttttggtgacCAAGACTTCCTGGCCAAGCTTCAATGTGTGAGACAAGCATTCCAGGTCCGTTCCACCTCCTGCATCTTGCCCATGTTCGCTTCTGCATCATGGAGAATTGTAATTATCGACGACCCCTCTTTTCCTAACTTTTAGCCACTgatgtgcttttttaaaatatttccagGTCCTGTTGTTAGATGAAAGTCATCGCACATTTTTCATGGAGACGGGGAAGCAAATGATTGTCGGGTTGATGGTGAAGGCAAATAAGGTAAACGCTGCTCACTTGGATTTGGGTTATTAACTCGTCTTATTTGGATAGACGATCTCGTGTGGACGTCTCGGCGCAGCTGGAACTAAGCTCCTGTGTTCTCTTAACGCAGAGTCCCAAAGGCTTCCTGGAGAGCTATGAGGACATGCTGCTTTACACCAAGAGAGAAGAGACGTGGCCCGTCACTAAGATGGAGCTTGAGGGTCGAGGGGTGAGTCATGACAACATGAAGCTGGCAGACTGAAACTTAttgtgtgtctatatatatattataatgggGTGGATCTCTGCAGGTGGTGTGTATGAACttttttgacattgttttggacTTCATCCTGATGGACTCGTTTGAAGACCTGGAGaatcctccctcctctgtggTAGCTGTGTTGAGGAACCGCTGGCTCTCTGACAGCTTTAAAGAAACggttaatacacacacacacacacacacagtgacaattCTTTGATTATTCCTCCGATCGCTCCAATAACTGCGTTTATTTCTGTTAGGCTCTGGCAACTGCTTGCTGGTCCGTCCTAAAAGCAAAAAGACGTCTTCTCATGGTGAGTTTGAGCTGATTCAAAGACCTAAAGCGATCGATTGCGGCTTTGTGTCTTTGGTTTTGATGGCTGCGTTCCTCTCGTACTCTCCGCAGGTCCCTGATGGTTTTATCTCCCACTTCTATGCCATATCTGAACACGTGAGCCCAGTTTTAGCTTTTGGGTTTTTGGGACCCAGGCAGCACCTAAGTGAGGTGTGCACCATTTTCAAGGTGAGAGAACACACAACTAGGTTTGGAAAGCCAATTACTGTTAAAGTGTGCGCGACACATACTTTGCCCTGGAAGCCTCATTGGTCAAAGCTGCTTCTTTGAGTCATTCACGTCCCTCCTTTTTTCGTCTGCAGCAACAAATCCTGCAGTACCTGAAGGATATGTTTGATCACGACAAAGTCCGCTTCACCTCGGCGCAGTGCCTGGCCGAGGACATCCTCAAGCTTTCCCACCGCCGGAGTGAGATTTTACTGGGTTACCTGGGAATCAGCAGTCTTCTGGAGGTCAATGGAGCCCTGTCCAGAGACGCAGAGGGCACATCCGGGCCCAACTAAGACTACTAGAGTCCCTCAGGGTTCCCCGACTTGTGAAAACCTGCCTCGGCCTTGTTCGATGACGTGGATGCTTCCTAAAACCTCATCTGGACCAAGCGCTCCCAACACAGGAAGACCGGGCCTCCTCCGCTATTATCACACATCGATCGAGTCCCTCGGAGGACCTTCTGTCCATCTGACTTGTGGAACATCCTGGTCTTCATAATTATGTGAGAAATGTGCGTTTGTATGTTTTATACTGAAGGGGAGGGATATTTATGAAATCCATAATAATTCTTGAAGGTTTGGCCTGCTGAAGACTTTAAGGACTTCATGAATTTGTCTCGTCCTTCATCTGAATAAGTATTTATTTCATCCCATGTGATTTAATTGCCCAACGTTAGATGTTCAATGCAAAAAGACATgtttgacacatttgtcaagTGTGTTTACATGGTACTCATGTTGAAGTTTATTATCCCACAGGGTTGTTTTGACTCTCTGCTGCGTTCTCTTGGAAATGGCAGTGATCTCGCCAACATGCAAAGGTTTTGTAAAGGTTGACGTTCTCTAACTAGATGCCAGTAGATGAtctaaataatcattttaagtGCCACTGAGGGTTCATAAAGAAACTTCCCACTAATAATAACACACGGTTATTTAAAACACACCCTGTCCTACTGTGGGCTGCAAAAATACCTCCTGAGATTCACAAAGTGCACATGGTCATATCAGAACTTTAATTTTCCATCTTAGTAAACCGTTAATTGACAAAcctcaataaatgaataaaaccgtGCCAATCTACGTTTTAGGGACCTGCGATGAAGAGGCGGGCATTGTGCAGTCAGACTAACCTTCGCAAGTgcactgatgatgatgacagtttAGCACTCAAATTAGCATCTACATGTTCCTCATAGTCacacaagtgtttgttttgaggTCTTGATAATCCAAATCCGGCTCCTGATGCCGTTCAGAGTCAACGGCCCGGGATTATTTCTGTTACTGTCCGGCATTTACATCCAACTGTAAATAGAGCTTTTACTCTACACTAAGATagacttttgttttgttaaggtgcagctttgtgtttttaagcaTTTTGCACTTTATGCCAAAAGCAGGAAGATACAGGAATGTCCCACAGCTCGTTTTGTATGATCGGATCATctgtacaaatatatatatatatatattaaacaacTCATTGCATTATAGAACTGACATACTATTGATAACAGAGTTTGAATTCTGTACAGTATTGAAACTttccccaaaaaatattttatggaaattcgttttttttttttttctagtcttgtttgaaatgttcaaatTCTCCAATAGAGTTTTTTGACTGCTGATCCCGTCCGTTCTCCTGACTGTTGGACCTGCTAATGTAGACCATTGATTTGCAACAGTATGAATGCAATTATAAAAGAATGCTAATGTTTAGTCTAGTCTTACtctgctttgtctctgtccTGAGAGCAGATGATCAGAGATGAATCCCTCTGCATGTTGACGTTCTCTGAAATGCATCAATCAGTGTATCTTTGTAACTTTTAGAGGCTACAATTGTTGTTCATTTGGAAAATCCAAGCTAGAAAGAAGCTAGAGAAGCTGACTCGGAACAACTTGTCAGAGTTCTGGAATGTGCTCTACTACTTGGCGAAGATTCTATAGAGTAAAGAGTTTTACGAGGATTTCAGATGGCCAAAATTGAGACAGGACGATTTCACTGCTGTACGTTGCGAGTGTCCTTTTCATGCCTTTTGTCTTTTCTATCGTTAAGTGTCAATGCCAGCACAAACTGTAAATTCATTTTGATCCTCcatattaaatgttattttttgttattaaaCTATACGTTTGTTTTGCCCTTTGCCAACTGATGACGGCTCATCGTACCAACTTTCCTGAAACACAAGATTATTTATTCTTAGTAAGGTGGAGAGGTTAATCTTTTTAagagtgacagaagtgtgaatAATTGAGAAAAATGTATAGTTTTTTGACGGCTTAACTGGCCATTCGACCCCCATAGTATTAAGATTAAAAACTAGTTTATTCTGAGTATTGCCAACAATAATGAAGTTGGTTGTTGGCTGCAACAGCAAATTAATTGTGCTGTGATGCAGGACACATATATTCATTATTTAGACCATGACACAGTAATCTGAGTCATAAGTCAATCAGTTGGAGAGAAGTGAAAGCTCTGTGTGTATTCAGTGTAAGGCCAGTGGAGGGTCCTCAACTCGTAGGTGTTCAGAAACCCTCTTCAGTCTTCTTCACATCGCAGCAGTGAGGCATTGTTTAATCTACGgaaaatgtcttttcatttttgtaaatTTAATTCAGCCCTTAAAACACAAGCAGAGGACATCATGAGCACACA comes from the Gasterosteus aculeatus chromosome 14, fGasAcu3.hap1.1, whole genome shotgun sequence genome and includes:
- the miga2 gene encoding mitoguardin 2, which translates into the protein MSLKQADGMSIAQALAMTVAEIPVFLYSTFGQSIFSQLKLTPNLKKVLFATALGSVALALTAHQLKRRGRKRKQATQGKEGQKTVGVPEALMKPGRPSSFKRGPFTGRQMMSPSTRSNDTMSGISSLAPSKHSSSSHSLASTRVPNSPSQAANPSTPWETEPVVEESGAIEDANAENLYILGMELFEEALHKWEQALNIRHHPHSTSSNNSLALQGAACEDFPTGESHNNVFAEKLETLLHRAYHLQEDFGSTIPTDSVLADFESEGTLILPQAGSFHRRRDDDATTVTSDESFFSAAELFDALSLEDVYQPHKPAALYEEALSLVRENKVSYRSLRTDLLECFGDQDFLAKLQCVRQAFQVLLLDESHRTFFMETGKQMIVGLMVKANKSPKGFLESYEDMLLYTKREETWPVTKMELEGRGVVCMNFFDIVLDFILMDSFEDLENPPSSVVAVLRNRWLSDSFKETALATACWSVLKAKRRLLMVPDGFISHFYAISEHVSPVLAFGFLGPRQHLSEVCTIFKQQILQYLKDMFDHDKVRFTSAQCLAEDILKLSHRRSEILLGYLGISSLLEVNGALSRDAEGTSGPN